The genomic segment TGATTGGGCGGTTTCTATATTTTATTACTGGGTTTTAAGGTTCAAGCCCTTTGAAGGCAAAGTTAATTTCTACCCGTCGATTTTTTGCATCACTATGTGGAATCCCTTTTAATGGTTGAGAGTCCCCATATCCAGCAACAATAATGTCTTTTGCTTTTTCTTCTGCTAGCCTACCTATGAGTAATTTGCGAGCTTCACGTGCACGTGCGGCCGAAAGAGTAAAGTTGTCATCATATACAGTGCAAAAATGGGAAAAATCAGTGACAGGTTTTGACACGGGAATATTGTCTGTATGCCCATTAATAAATACCTGCGCACCTTTTACTTCCGTTAGATATTTAGCGATTCTTTCCTCTACACTGGCAATGGCTGTTTTTGCCTCGGCAGTGATACATGCGCTACCTCGTTCAAATACATTATCTTTTAGTGTAATTCTGCCTGCTTCAATATCAAAAGAGACTAAATCTGCAGTTCCTTGTTTATTCAGTGAAGATTTTAAGTCAGTCAAAATGGCAGAAACTTTGCTTTTTTGCGTAACTGAGCTTTCTTCCATTTCTTTTTTATGCTTTAGATCCGCATAGGTCTTTTGCAGAACAGACATAACAAGCAAAAGCATAACAACTGCCATTACACCCGCCATTAAATCAGAGATTGACACCCATTCATTTGGCTTGTCTTTCATTTGATTAGTTCCAGGTTGTTTCTATTACTGTTGTTTTTTATTGAAAAAATTATCCCATGCTCAAGTTTATCTATCGCACCTAATATTTTATTGAGGGCCAGTTTTGTATTTTCAGTATTGTTTGCGCTTTTCAAGTGCTCTACAAATTCTTGAATTTTATTAACTGTTACATCAGATTTTTCAGTTATATCTGAATAGCGAGAATTTAAAGAAGATACTTTTTGATTGCTGTCAGATACGGCTTTTAATCCTGATTTAATGCTATCTTGTAGTTTTAATACTAATTGGGTCATTGCTTCTATATTTTCATTTAAACTAATGCTTGTAGTTTCAAATTCTCCGGCAGCTTTTTCTTGTATTTTTTGTGACTTACCAATTGAGTTTTCAACAGAGCTCATTGTTGCGCCAACGCTGTTTGACAGGCTATTTACTGCATTTGCAATTCCTGTAGTGGCTTGGTTAAGATTTTCTGACATCTCGCCCATATTTCTACTAAAACTATTATTCATGTCTGAAATAGTATCACCTAGATCTTTCTTTAGAGTCTGCAATACATCTTTAACGCCATCGTCAAAATTGCTAATGACTAATTGTAGTTTACCTGCAGAGTCACCTACCTTAGCAGCCGCTTTAGCCATGTCTGATGATGATTCTTTCATAGAGCCTAGGTTTTCTAAGTTTTTATCTACAAAATCTTGAAGAGTATTGCGTGTTGCTAAACTATGTTGTGCAATAGTTTCATTTTTGTCTAATTGTAGTTTTAGCAATGACGTGATCGCACCTAGGGCTGCTTTGTTTTGTTGTAAAATTTCACGGCTAGCTACTGTTTCTTCTTGAAATGTATTGGATAAATGCTCTCCAAGCTGTTGAATTGCACCTATAAATTGCGCTTGTTCATTTTGTTTACTTGCCGTTTCGCTGAGGCGCTTAGAATCTAATTCACCTTTTACTTTCCTGATACACCAACGTAGGCGTTGCTCTTCAAAGTCATTTTTTGAAAACCAAACT from the Iodobacter fluviatilis genome contains:
- a CDS encoding OmpA/MotB family protein → MKDKPNEWVSISDLMAGVMAVVMLLLVMSVLQKTYADLKHKKEMEESSVTQKSKVSAILTDLKSSLNKQGTADLVSFDIEAGRITLKDNVFERGSACITAEAKTAIASVEERIAKYLTEVKGAQVFINGHTDNIPVSKPVTDFSHFCTVYDDNFTLSAARAREARKLLIGRLAEEKAKDIIVAGYGDSQPLKGIPHSDAKNRRVEINFAFKGLEP